The genomic segment CGGGAGCATTATCGGGCTGACCGCGATTCCTTTAAGCTGGATCTCAAATTGAACGGCTCCTATATTATTGAGTTGTTCTCCTTCCCTTCGCCACCGAAGAGATCCAGCTTTCCTGAAGCAGCCGGGCTCCGACATTTAGCTTTTGAAGTGGACAACCTGGCCGACGAAATGGCTAAACTGGAAGCTGCCGGTATTCTCCATGAAGGAATCCGCGTTGATCCACTGACCAACAAAAAGTTTACCTTCTTTTCCGATCCGGACGAGCTGCCGATCGAATTGTATGAACGCTAAACAGAAAAGGCATTGACTTTCATCAATGCCTTTTTTATTCTTGTCGTAAATCTGTCCGTAGATAAACTATCCACTTGTCTTTCCGAATTCGGAAAGCACATTACAGTTTACGTTTTACTTCGACTTGCTCGTAAGCTTCCACAATGTCTCCGACCTGAATATCATTGAAGCGATCAATATTTAGACCACATTCATAACCTTGGCTAACTTCTTTGACATCATCTTTGAAACGTTTTAAGGAAGCCAGCTTACCAGTATGGATCACCACACCGTCTCTGATGACACGGATATCGTTATTTCTACTGATCTTACCTTCGCGAACCATACATCCAGCAATGGTACCCACTTTCGAAATTTTAAAGGTCTCCCTGATTTCAACCTCAGCCACAATTTTTTCTTCGTATTTCGGAGCCAACATACCCTCCATCGCAGATTTGATCTCTTCGATCGCATCGTAAATGATAGAATATAAACGCACATCAATTTGCTCATTTTCTGCCAGTTTACGTGCATTTTGCGTTGGTCGCACCTGGAAACCAATGATGATCGCATCAGAAGCGGAGGCCAATAATACATCCGATTCAGAGATCGCACCTACAGACTTATGGATAATGTTAACCTGGATTTCATCAGTCGACAATTTCAGTAATGAATCTGACAGGGCCTCAATGGAACCATCCACATCCCCTTTGACGATGATATTAAGCTCCTTAAAGTTACCAATAGCCAAACGACGGCCGATCTCATCTAATGTGATATGCTTCGTAGCACGCATTCCCTGCTCACGCTGTAGCTGAAGGCGTTTGTTGGCCACTGTACGGGCTTCGGACTCGCTCTCCAATACATAGAGTTTATCACCAGCAGTAGGCGCTCCGGACATCCCTAAAATTTGTACCGGAACTGATGGACCAGCCTCTTTCACACGTTCGCCTCTTTCATTGGTCAAAGCTTTCACTTTACCCGAATGGGAACCTGCCAAAATCGGATCACCAACACGTAAGGTACCGCCCTGAATGAGCACCGTCGTCACAATACCCCGTCCTTTGTCCAAAGCAGCTTCGATGACCGAACCCACAGCACGTTTCTTAGGGTCAGCTTTCAGATCCAACATTTCAGCCTCCAAAAGAACTTTCTCGAGTAGAAGATCTACGTTTTCACCTGTTTTAGCCGAAATCTCCTGTGCCTGGAATTTACCGCCCCAGTCCTCAACAAGAATGTTCATGGCCGAAAGTTGCTCGCGAATCCGATCAGCATTTGCGCCCGGTTTGTCCACCTTGGTAAAGGCAAACACAATAGGCACACCTGCTGCCTGAGCATGATTAATGGCCTCTTTGGTCTGAGGCATGACGGCATCGTCAGCCGCAATGACGATAATAACGATATCCGTCACTTTAGCTCCACGTGCACGCATCGCCGTAAAGGCCTCGTGGCCCGGTGTATCTAAAAATGTAATCTTGCGATTATCATCTAATTTTACAGCATATGCACCAATGTGCTGGGTGATACCTCCTGCTTCCCCCGACGTAACGTTTGCTTTACGGATATAATCCAGTAAAGATGTCTTACCGTGGTCCACGTGACCCATCACCGTTACGATAGGTGCCCGAGGGATCAGATTCGCCTCTGTATCTGGTTCTTCCAGTTCGGCAGTTTCCTCGTCCTCAGGTTTAATAAACTCTACCTGATAACCAAATTCATCTGCTACGATGGCTAATGTCTCCGCATCCAAACGTTGGTTAATGGACACAAACATACCCAAACTCATACAAGTTGCAATAATTTGCGTAACAGGCACATCCATTAAGTTAGCTAGTTCGTTGGCCGTTACAAATTCTGTAACCCGCAGAACTTTTGCCATCAGTTCCTGTTCCATTGCAGCTTCTTCAGCATGTTGCGCCACGTCATCACGTTTTTGACGTCTCAGCTTAGCACGCTGCGCAAACTTACCAGATTTACCGGCACCGCTCAAACGGGCAAGTGTTGCCTTGATCTGGTCTTGGATTTCCTTTTCAGAAGGTTCTTCCTTATTCTCAACAGGTCTTCCTTTTCCTCGGTTGTCAAAACGTCCCTGCTGTGGTCTTCCCCCCTGTCCAGGCCTACCTTGATGCTGACTATTGCCTCCTTGGCCCGGTCTTCCAGAATGTGGTGCATTTTGCCCCTGACGGTTATTAGCATTACCTGTATTTCCAGCATGGCCACCTCTATTTTGTTGATCACGGCCAGCGTTTCCATCACGAGGTCCGCGGTTCTGGTGACCACCTTGTCCAGCATTCGGATTCACTGGACCATTTGGATTTGTACGCTTACGCTTACGTTTTTCATTATTGTTACCAGCATTGGAAGAGGAAGCCACTGGCTTATGAGAAGGTCTTGCAGAGGGCAATTCGATTTTACCGATTACCTTGGGACCAGTTAATCTCTCTGCACGGGCAGAAATGATATCATCTTCGTCTTTTTTTTCAGGCTCCGCTGTCGGAGCTGCTGCTACAGCTTTAACTGCTGTTTCGTCTTTTTTCTTGTCTTCTACCTTCACAGGTTCAGTTTTAGTCTCTACAACCGGAGTTGCTTTTACTTCAGTTTTATCTACTTCAGGTTTTGAAGTTTCAACCTCTGGCACAACGGCTTCCGGTTTCTTTTCGACAACCTGTGGTTCTTCTTTATTTGCTTCCGCGGCAGCACCTCTTCCTTCTGCTTTTACATCAGCCTTAGCCTCCGCTGCTGTATCTTTGGCAACGTTAGGTTCCTGATTTGAAGCCCCCTCTTTTTTATGTCTGCTCCCACCTCTGTTTAGGGCGTCAAGATCGATTTTGCCAACCACTTTCATTCCTCCTTGATGAACAGGCTCCTCTACTGGTTTAGCTGGAGCAGTGTCCTTGGCAGACGGAATCTCTACAGTATTCTTAACCAAAATTTCCTTTGGCTCCTCATGTTCTTCAAAATCGTCATTTCTAGATGATTCTTTAGGAGAAGCGGACGGCGACTCCTCACGACGAATTTTGCCAATAACGATCTGTTTAGCTTCATCTTTCAGTGATTTGTCTCCCTGAAACTCTTTTAACAGCACACCATACATCTCTCCGCTTAGTTTAGTGTTAGGTTTTGCTTCTACATCATATCCTTTTTTCACTAAACATTCGACGGCGGTATGTATCCCGATGTTGAGTTCCTTTGCTGCTTTAAGCAAGTTTGTTCCTTTTCCTTCAGTCATCTATAATATAAACTATTTTAATGTAATTACAAAAATATGATTTTTTCTATCCATAAACAATTTATTCCGTCTGTTAGATTGAAAAAAATCGACAAGCTGAATTTTACTCAAATTCAGCTTGCAATATACGTACGATCTCGCGAATGGTATCCTCTTCCAGATCGGTACGTCTCACGAGCTCTTCCTCGCTCAACGATAAAACCGACTTCGCAGAATCCAATCCTACCCGTTTCAATTCGTCAATAACCCAGCCTTCAATTTCGTCGCTGAACTCTTCAATGTCCACATCCTCATCGAACTCATCATTTTCACGGTAAACATCAATTTCGTAACCAGTCAGCTTACCCGCAAGCTTGATATTGTGTCCCCCACGGCCAATAGCCAATGAAACCTGATCCGATTTTAGATAGACCGCCGCAGTTTTATTCTCTTCATCTATCTTAATGGAACTGATGCGCGCGGGACTTAGGGCACGTGCAATATACAAAGAATGATTTGTGGTGAAGTTAATCACATCAATATTCTCGTTTCGCAGTTCACGAACGATACCATGTATACGTGAGCCTTTCATACCCACACATGCTCCCACAGGATCAATACGGTCGTCGTAAGATTCCACAGCAACTTTTGCGCGTTCCCCCGGTTCACGAACAATTTTTTTAATCGTAATCAATCCATCGAAAATCTCTGGTACTTCAAGCTCAAATAAGCGCTGCAAAAACGCCGGTGCTGTACGTGAAATGATAATCTTCGGATTATTGTTCATCATATCCACTTTATGAACGACAGCACGGATACCATCCCCTTTTTTGAAATAATCAGCTGGAATCTGCTCCGACTTCGGTAAAATCAACTCATTACCATCCTCATCCAGTACAAGAATCTCTTTCTTCCAGATCTGATAGACTTCACCGATAACTAATTCGCCCTCCCTGTCTTTGTATTTCTTAAAGACCTCGTCTTTCTCCAGTTCAAGGATCTTGGAAACCAAGGTTTGGCGCGCTGCCAGAATAGCCCGGCGTCCAAAACTCTCTAATGTAATCTGTTCAATAAAATCATCGCCTACTTCCAGATCCTCATCATGCTTTCTTGCTTCCGCCAGCTCAATCTCGAGATCATCATCTTCCGAAAATTCATCCTCCACAACGACACGCGTTCTCCAGATTTCCAAATCTCCGTTGTCCGGATTCACGATGACGTCCACATTTTCATCCGTACCGAAACGACGACGGATCATACTGCGAAAAACCTCCTCCAATACGGTGATGACTGTAGGTCTATCGATATTTTTAAACTCTTTAAACTCCTGAAAAGAGTCTATCAGATTGATGTTGCTGTTGCTCATTATTCTTTTAAAATGAAATTACCACTTTTGTTGCTTTTATCTGGTCAAAAGGAAGCTCTTTCTCCACCTCTTGTACTTTTTTGCCTTTTTCTTTAATTTTTTGAAGAACGTTAATTTTAGTATCATCCACGGCAGTCAATTTACCCTCAACTTTTGTATTGTCATTTAGCTTGACCTGAACCGTACGGCCTATATTTTTCTGGTACTGTCGCAAATTCACAAAATTTGCATCTATTCCCGGTGATGAAACCTCCAGACGATAGGCATTATCAACGACATTTTCCTCTTCCAAATGGTACCCTACGTGGCGGCTTACCTGTGCACAGTCATCAATATTCACCCCATTATCCCCATCCAAAAGAATTTCCAAAATCTTATTTGGATGCATTTTCACACTGACAATAAACAAATCCTCGCGATCTGCTATCTTTTCTTGTATGAGTTCGACAACTCGTTTTTCTACATCTTGCATTGTTCTGCTTGCTAGAAACGCTAAAATTAATTGTATTAAAAAAAGGGGGCAATATAAGCCCCCTTCCTTTCAGATTATGCAAATATAGTACTTTATAAAATAAAAAACAAATACCTAGCAAATTCCACAACGTAATTTGACAATTACTTCGAATTGTCGACCACCGCATTAATTGTTTTTTGCATCTGGGCCATCATACTGGTGAGCGTCTCCATTGTCGGCTCCGGCGTCGGCTCCGGCAGCTGCGTACTGATAAATGCCTTAGCTTTCCAGACCTCCAGAATATCGGAAGTCTCCACCCAATAGGGCTCGTAAGTTTTGTTGTCCGACACGAGTTTCAGCCCCTTATCCTCTTTGAATTTGTAAGCAATACGCTTGTACACCACACCTTCTTCTTTCGACACAACAACATAGGTCTGCCCGGGCTTGATGTCATGCCAGTTCTCCACGTATTCAGCAACGATAATCGAGCCGGATGGAAGCGGAAGCATGGAATCCCCTTTTATTTCAAAGGCCCGGAAAGTGCCTTGCCCAAACATAGGCAACGAAAACTTAGGCAGCTCTGCCACGTATTCCGGATCACCATAACCGTTTAAATAGCCCGCACTCGCTTTAACAGGCACCAGTTCGATATTCTCACGGTTGTCCGCGTCTACAGTCACACTGAGCACCCTTAAATTGGAAGCGTTACTTTTGGGCACCGGTTTCCACTTCTCATCAATTACATCGTTCGCCAGCTCATCCATGGTCAAACCATAAAATTCAGCTATTTTTTTTAGTAATTCATATTTTGGCTCAGCTCTATCCTCTTCATAAGCGCCGACAGAAGCTCTTTTAATTTCCATTATATCAGCAAATTGCTGCTGAGTAAGTTTCTTTCCTTTTCTAAGGAATTTCAGGTTGGACGAAATATTTGACATATTATTTTTTCAAAAAATATTTTGCAAAAACTAATTTTATTAGTAATATTGTGCCAATAAAATTAGTAAATAAATTTTAAACATCCAAATAATTTAGCATTATGGGTAATTTTATTGTATATATATTGACTGATAACAATAGAAATCACTTCAAAATCGACTTCACATCCAACATTATACGTACAGCCATTGAGCTGCAGCAATCCAGTAATTTTATTTTTCAGCAGGGCCCAGATTTAACCCGTATCATTTACTGTGAAACATTTCCCAGCTTGGGAGCAGCCCGAAAAAAAATACAGGAACTGCAGCGATTTACCAGAATGCAGATCGAAAGAATCATCCGTAAACACAATCCGAACTGGAACAATCTGTTTCAGCAGCCGCAGCAAGGATACCCGAAAAGCACCTCACATTACGCAGCTTAATACCACCTAGCTTAGTTGATAAACCTGCCTGAAAACGAAAAAAGCCGCCTGCGTTCGGCAGGCAGCCTTATATATTCGTGTATCCCGTTTTACACCCCCTGTGGACCCATATTTTCCCTAGATGGCAGATGTGTTCCGGTATCTGCGGAATGACCACCCTGCTGATCCGTACTTTCCGAAGCTCCGTTATCTCCGCCGCTGTTATGCTGTCCAGCTGCCTGCTCTTCTGCACCTTCTTCTTCTGGTCCTATAAAACCTTCATCAACCTGTTCATCCGTATTGGTCGAGTCGCTCTGCTCCGGCTCAGGATCACTATAACGCGGTGTCTCACACTTATAAGGTTTGGTGATATCCACAGTTGGGGCCGGAAATTTCCCTTGTACATAACCGAGTTGCTTATCTTTATAAACCGACTCCAAAAACACACCGAAAATAGGCAGAGCGGTACGTGAACCCTCCCCAGTATGCGAATTCTTAAAGTGAATGCTGCGCTCGTCACAGCCAACCCATATACCAGTGACCAGATCTTTGGTCACCCCCATATACCAGCCATCCACATATTCTGACGACGTACCCGTTTTACCACCGATTTCATTTTCCTTATCAAAGAGATCCCACTCCCACAACCCTTGGGACGTGCCCCGCGGTTCTTCCATTCCGCCTCTGAGCATATAAGTCATCAGCCAGGCATCCTGCTTATTAACAACCTGTTTGCGCTCTGCCTGAAATGTGGCGATTACATTACCGTCATGATCCTCGATTTTTGAAACGAGAACCGGTGTCAAACGCTCCCCATGATTCATCATTGTTGCATAACCATTCACCATTTCAAATACCGAAACATCGTTTGGCCCCAGACCAACCGACGCCACGGGGTTCAGTTTGCTCGTAATACCGCAGCGCTGCGCCGCGTCGACAACTTTAGCCGGCGTCACCTTTTCCGTTAACTGCACGGTCACTGAGTTAATAGAACGTGCCATGGCATGCCGCAGAGTCATTTCCCGGTAGGAAAAACTCCAGTCTGCATTTTTAGGCTCCCATACTTCTATGGAATCTCCCTTATCAATCTTGATGGTGACCGGCTTGTCCGTAATTTTATCACATGGTGACATTCCCGATTCCAATGCTGCCAGATATACAAAAGGCTTGAATGTCGAGCCTGCCTGCCGCTTAGCCTGCATAACGTGGTCATATTTGAAATATTCATGGTTGATCCCCCCCACCCAGGCTTTAATTTCGCCGGAATAGGGATCCATTGACATCATGCCTGCATTGAGCATCATCGCATAATATTTCAAAGAGTCCATTGTAGACATTTCTTTTTCGATCTTTCCACCGTCTTTCCAGTTATAGACCTCCATTTTTTTCTTTTTGTTCAAGAAGAAATTGATGCTGTCCGGATTATTTGGATATTTTCTGGTTAAATACGCATAATAAGGTGTCTTTTTGGCCAGATTGTCCAAAAAGTTTGGAATTACCTTGCCCGAAAGGTCACGCCAAGGCTCCTGCCCCGACCAGGTGTTGTTCAAACGCTGCTGTAACTCCGCCATTTGTTTTGCAACAGCCGCTTCCGCATGTCTTTGAAGTTTTGAATTAATGGTAGTATAGATCTTCAAACCATCAGTATAGATATCGTAGTTATTCTCCTCCGACCATTTCTCCAGCCATTTGGCGACAGCGGTCCGCAAGTAAGAATCGCCCCCGGCATTAATTTCTTGATTATTGGTATGCAGTACAATTTTCTCTTTGATCAAATTTTCGTATTCTGCCTTTTTCAGGAAATTGGCCTTATAAAGCTGACCCAAAACTGTATTTTTGCGATCAAACGCTTTTTCAGGATTACGGATCGGGTTATAGAGTGTGGTTCCCTTCAGCATGCCGATCAATACCGCAGCTTCATTCTGGTCCAGCTGAATAGCCCTTTTCGAAAAGTAACGTTTTGCGGCCGTCTCTATACCGTAAGCATTGTTACTAAAAGACACTGTATTCAGATACATTTCCAATATCTGATTTTTTGTGTATCGCTGCTCCAGTTTATAGGCTGTCATCCATTCCTTGAATTTCGTAATCACCAGTCCTGCGCCGGGCAACCGCGTCAGCAGCCCACCGGATTTATTGTATCGGGTGCGGTACAGATTCTTCGCCAGTTGTTGTGTAATCGTGCTCGCCCCTCGTTTATCCCCTTTCAATGTCGAGACTATTCCTGAACCCAAACCTAGAAAATCGACCCCATTGTGGCTATAGAAACGTACGTCTTCCGTAGCAATCAGTGCATTGATCACTGTTTTTGGAATACTGTCAAAAGGGATTGGATTTCTGTCCTCATCAAAATAGCGGCCTATCAGAACACTGTCAGCCGTATAGAGCTCAGTCGAGATATTAACGCTGGGCATAATGATATCCTTTTTCGTTGGCGAGTAGCCAAAAAGCCACAGAAAGTTAAGCTGTATGGCACAAATCAGGATGATTACGAAATATATTGCAATAACGAGGTAACGAACGACCCTATTCTTAATACGTCTGAACATAAATGGAAATTTATCTTATATTCAACACACCGGATCGACAAAAGGTTTTACTGCCGCTCGATATGCTGCTTCACATGTTTCAGGGGCTAAATATACAACTAAATAAATCTCTCCAATCACGTATTTACATTTTTTAACAATAAAAAATACGCATTTCTTTGTGATTTTGCAAACGTAAAAACGGCAGAACATAATTAAATCCGGAAACAATATAAGACAGCCAGAAAGCGTAAAAAAAAGGAGGAACAGCTTTTTCTTCATAAGGAAGCAAGTCGACAGGTTCCACAAATATTATACCTACTTTTAATTTATTATCTATTTTATTCTAAAATAATAATGATATTTGCTTAATTTTAGATGTAAACTAGTCAACTATTAGCATGTTAAAACAGACATTACAACAAAAGCTATTACAAAAACTGTCACCTCAGCAAATTCAGTTTATCAAGTTGCTGCAGGTACCCACAGTTTCTTTAGATGCCAGAATAAAAGAAGAATTAGAAGAAAACCCCGCTTTGGAAGATGGTAGCTTGACTAATATGACCGACCCTATAGAAGAGTATCCTGACAAAGATCCTGATGACAACTTTGATAACGAAGAAGGATTTGATTCGGATGACCTCAGCCTGGAAGATTACATCCAGGAAGATGACTATAAAGACTACGGAAATGGCTATGACTATGGCGACGATGACGAGGACCGCAAGGAAATGCCCGTTGCCATTCAGCATTCCTTTTACGAACAGCTTCAAGAACAGCTGGATCTGCTGGCTCTCGATGACAAACACTTTTTGATTGGTCAGCAGATCATAGGCAGCCTCGATGACGATGGCTACCTCCGGCGCCCCATCATCAACCTCGTGGACGACCTGGCTTTCGGGCAAAACGTCATGACCGACGAACAGGAGGTACTTGAGATGCTTAAGGTCATACAGGACTTTGAACCTGCCGGCATAGGTGCCAGAGATCTGCAGGAATGTCTTTTGATCCAGCTACAGAAAAAGGACCCTAACAGCCCAACCATCAAGCTGGCCATCAGGGTTGTCGCAGATTATCTGGAAGAATTTACCAAAAAACATTACGACAAGCTGGAAAAATCACTGGGTGTTTCATCCGAAGATTTAAAAAACGTCGTCAATGAAATACTAAAACTAAACCCCAAACCCGGAGATTCTGGCGCGGTAGCGGGCAAACAGCTCCACATCATCCCCGATTTCCATATCAGCAACAACGACGGCACACTGCATTTGACACTCAACGGACGTAATGCACCCGAGCTTCGAATCAGCCGTGATTACCAGCACATGTTTGAACATTATGAAAAGTCTGATCAAAAGGACAAAAAAATGAAAGAAGCTGTGCAGTTCGTCAAACAGAAACTCGATTCGGCCAAATGGTTCATAGATGCCATTAAGCAGCGGCAGCAGACCCTGCTCAAAACGATGAATGCAATCATGGAATATCAGTATGAGTATTTTCTGACAGGTGATGACCGCAAATTAAAGCCGATGATATTAAAAGATATCGCCGACAAAATTGACATGGATATATCCACCGTCTCCCGTGTGGCAAATTCAAAATATGTGCAGACCGAATTCGGCACATTCCTGTTGAAGTCCTTTTTCTCAGAGGCCATACAAACAGATTCTGGAGAGGAAGTATCCAACAAAGAGGTCAAGAAAATATTGGAAGAATGTATTGCCAAGGAAAATAAACGCAAACCTTTGGCAGACGAAAAATTAACTGAGATCCTCAAGGAAAAAGGCTATAACATTGCCCGACGTACCGTGGCCAAATACCGCGAAGCACTCAACATTCCTGTGGCAAGATTACGAAAAGAGCTCTAAGAGCTCTTTTTGCTTTTGCGATCTGCCAAATCTGAATTAAGAATAGTATCTTTGTGCTTGAATTAAATAAGCATGAAGGAATGAGCAAAGTAAACGTTGGAGTCGTACAGATGAGCTGTACCGCAAACAAACAGGATAATCTCGAAAAAGCGATCACCAAAGTAAAAGAAGCCGCTGCAAAGGGCGCACAAATTGTATGCCTGCAAGAACTCTTTACCTCTTTATATTTCTGCGATGTCGAAGATTATGACAATTTCGCACTAGCTGAATCTATCCCCGGACCATCGACAGATGCGCTTTCCGCTGTGGCAAAAGAAACAGGAGTCGTTATCATCGCTTCATTATTTGAAAAAAGAGCTGAAGGCCTCTACCATAACACCACAGCTGTATTGGATGCCGATGGCTCCTACTTAGGAAAATACCGTAAAATGCACATCCCTGATGATCCCGCATTTTACGAAAAATTCTATTTCACCCCCGGCGATCTGGGATATAAAGTTTTCAAAACAAAATTTGGCCGGATCGGTGTGTTGATCTGCTGGGACCAATGGTACCCCGAAGCCTCCAGAATAACAGCGCTGATGGGTGCAGAAATCCTCTTTTACCCTACTGCGATCGGCTGGGCAACAGACCAGGACGAGGATACAAACCAAGATCAATACAATGCATGGCAGACGATACAACGTTCGCATGCAGTGGCGAATGGTGTACCCGTAGTATCTGTCAACCGTGTAGGCTTTGAGCAGAACGGCGCCATGAAATTCTGGGGCGGAAGCTTTGTCACCAATGCACAGGGCAGAATTCTTTACCTTGCTTCACACGATAAAGAAGAAGTGGAAGTGGTCGAACTGGACCTTAGCGAATCGGATTATTTCAGAAAGCACTGGCCTTTCCTGCGAGACCGCAGAATAGAGACTTATTCGCCAATAACCAAACGTTTTATCGACGAGGATTAATATAAAATCATATAGGCCATTTTTTTGCGTACTTCTAAACCGGAGGAACGGATTAAAATGGCTTTTACTTTTTTAGCATGGAACAAGAAAATACATTCACACAAGCATACTTTGACAACTCGCCCAAGAAACAGGGTTTTTCCTTTCCTCCCGAATGGGCAAAACAGGAAGCCCTGTGGTTGAGCTGGCCACATAAAGAGGAATCGTGGCCCGGAAAAATCGAAACCATATATCATCCTTATTGCGAATTCATCAAGGTAGTGGCCGCAGGACAGAAAGTTCGAATTAACGTGGCCGATGAGGAAATGAAAAGCTTTGCTTTGGCCGCATTGCAGCAAGTCACGTCAGACTTCTCCAATATCGAGTTCTATTTTAATCCGACCAACGATGCCTGGTGCCGCGATCATGGACCTGCTTTCCTCGTCAATGACAGCACCCAACAGAAGGCGGTTGTCGACTGGGGGTATAATGCCTGGGGCGGAAAGTACCCCCCATTTGATCTGGACGACGTGGTCCCTACGCGTATTGCTCAAACATTTAATTACCCGCTGTTTACACCCGATATTGTCATGGAGGGCGGCTCCGTCGAATTCAACGGTGCAGGGACAATCATGACAACAACTGCCTGTCTGCTCAACAAAAATCGCAATCCTCAGCTAAACAAAGAACAGATCGAAACTTACTTAAAAGAGTTTTATGGACAGGAGCAGGTTCTTTGGCTTGGCGACGGTATTGTAGGCGACGATACTGACGGCCATATCGACGATATTACCCGTTTTGTGGATGAGCATACCGTTTTGACCGTGGTCGAAGAAAATCCTGAAGACGAGAACTATGCCATACTTCAGGAAAACCTGCAGACCCTCCGTTCTTTCACATTGTTGAATGGGAATCCGCTCAACATTGTTGAACTGCCCATGCCGTCGCCTGTGATCTATGAAGACACCCGGCTTCCCGCTTCTTATGCCAACTTTTATATTGCCAACGAAGTCGTTGTGGTACCGACCTTCAATGACCGCAATGATCAGCGCGCTTTGGATATCATCCAGAAGTGCTTCCCTACACGAAAAGTCGTCGGCATTAACTCTGTCGATATCATCTGGGGCCTCGGCAGCTTTCATTGCCTGAGTCAGCAGGAACCGGCCATACGTTAAATAAATATCAAGGGCGTCCAAAAAAGATTGGACGCCCTTGTTTTTGTCAGTATCAGGACACCTATTTACCCATTAAACGACAATAACACTCACACCTGCTTTTTCCAGTGATTCCACAAAGCCTGCACTTACTTTATCATCGGTTATTAGCACGTCGATCTTATCAAAACCGCATATCCGGCCAAAACTGCGACGTCCGAACTTAGAAGAATCAGCCAGCACCACCACTTTTTGCGCAGTATCGATCATAATACGGTTCAATTGTGCTTCCTGTGCACTCGAAGTGGATA from the Sphingobacterium thalpophilum genome contains:
- a CDS encoding penicillin-binding protein 1A, with the protein product MFRRIKNRVVRYLVIAIYFVIILICAIQLNFLWLFGYSPTKKDIIMPSVNISTELYTADSVLIGRYFDEDRNPIPFDSIPKTVINALIATEDVRFYSHNGVDFLGLGSGIVSTLKGDKRGASTITQQLAKNLYRTRYNKSGGLLTRLPGAGLVITKFKEWMTAYKLEQRYTKNQILEMYLNTVSFSNNAYGIETAAKRYFSKRAIQLDQNEAAVLIGMLKGTTLYNPIRNPEKAFDRKNTVLGQLYKANFLKKAEYENLIKEKIVLHTNNQEINAGGDSYLRTAVAKWLEKWSEENNYDIYTDGLKIYTTINSKLQRHAEAAVAKQMAELQQRLNNTWSGQEPWRDLSGKVIPNFLDNLAKKTPYYAYLTRKYPNNPDSINFFLNKKKKMEVYNWKDGGKIEKEMSTMDSLKYYAMMLNAGMMSMDPYSGEIKAWVGGINHEYFKYDHVMQAKRQAGSTFKPFVYLAALESGMSPCDKITDKPVTIKIDKGDSIEVWEPKNADWSFSYREMTLRHAMARSINSVTVQLTEKVTPAKVVDAAQRCGITSKLNPVASVGLGPNDVSVFEMVNGYATMMNHGERLTPVLVSKIEDHDGNVIATFQAERKQVVNKQDAWLMTYMLRGGMEEPRGTSQGLWEWDLFDKENEIGGKTGTSSEYVDGWYMGVTKDLVTGIWVGCDERSIHFKNSHTGEGSRTALPIFGVFLESVYKDKQLGYVQGKFPAPTVDITKPYKCETPRYSDPEPEQSDSTNTDEQVDEGFIGPEEEGAEEQAAGQHNSGGDNGASESTDQQGGHSADTGTHLPSRENMGPQGV
- the rpoN gene encoding RNA polymerase factor sigma-54 is translated as MLKQTLQQKLLQKLSPQQIQFIKLLQVPTVSLDARIKEELEENPALEDGSLTNMTDPIEEYPDKDPDDNFDNEEGFDSDDLSLEDYIQEDDYKDYGNGYDYGDDDEDRKEMPVAIQHSFYEQLQEQLDLLALDDKHFLIGQQIIGSLDDDGYLRRPIINLVDDLAFGQNVMTDEQEVLEMLKVIQDFEPAGIGARDLQECLLIQLQKKDPNSPTIKLAIRVVADYLEEFTKKHYDKLEKSLGVSSEDLKNVVNEILKLNPKPGDSGAVAGKQLHIIPDFHISNNDGTLHLTLNGRNAPELRISRDYQHMFEHYEKSDQKDKKMKEAVQFVKQKLDSAKWFIDAIKQRQQTLLKTMNAIMEYQYEYFLTGDDRKLKPMILKDIADKIDMDISTVSRVANSKYVQTEFGTFLLKSFFSEAIQTDSGEEVSNKEVKKILEECIAKENKRKPLADEKLTEILKEKGYNIARRTVAKYREALNIPVARLRKEL
- a CDS encoding carbon-nitrogen hydrolase, with the protein product MSKVNVGVVQMSCTANKQDNLEKAITKVKEAAAKGAQIVCLQELFTSLYFCDVEDYDNFALAESIPGPSTDALSAVAKETGVVIIASLFEKRAEGLYHNTTAVLDADGSYLGKYRKMHIPDDPAFYEKFYFTPGDLGYKVFKTKFGRIGVLICWDQWYPEASRITALMGAEILFYPTAIGWATDQDEDTNQDQYNAWQTIQRSHAVANGVPVVSVNRVGFEQNGAMKFWGGSFVTNAQGRILYLASHDKEEVEVVELDLSESDYFRKHWPFLRDRRIETYSPITKRFIDED
- a CDS encoding agmatine deiminase family protein — protein: MEQENTFTQAYFDNSPKKQGFSFPPEWAKQEALWLSWPHKEESWPGKIETIYHPYCEFIKVVAAGQKVRINVADEEMKSFALAALQQVTSDFSNIEFYFNPTNDAWCRDHGPAFLVNDSTQQKAVVDWGYNAWGGKYPPFDLDDVVPTRIAQTFNYPLFTPDIVMEGGSVEFNGAGTIMTTTACLLNKNRNPQLNKEQIETYLKEFYGQEQVLWLGDGIVGDDTDGHIDDITRFVDEHTVLTVVEENPEDENYAILQENLQTLRSFTLLNGNPLNIVELPMPSPVIYEDTRLPASYANFYIANEVVVVPTFNDRNDQRALDIIQKCFPTRKVVGINSVDIIWGLGSFHCLSQQEPAIR